A single region of the Nicotiana sylvestris chromosome 6, ASM39365v2, whole genome shotgun sequence genome encodes:
- the LOC104242564 gene encoding 3',5'-bisphosphate nucleotidase AHL: MDHNEKYSEELNVAVRVVHMACALCQKVQKSLLSTTFDDDVKSKDDDSLVTVADWSVQATVSWILSDAFGSENVSIVAEEDVQTLSKSDSAGLLGKVISTVNECLAEASKYGLKNPEEALGPLEVLEAISRCNSSGGPLGRHWVLDPVDGTLGFVRGGQYAVALALIDNGEVVMGVLGCPNYHVKRDRLSNQKQNHIASDISMHSSDVLEVGCVMYTRKGTGEAWVQPLVYGDRKFEWPNFAKQIHVSSIDDAALATFCEPVERANSNHSYTAGLACSVGLRNKPLRVYSMVKYAAIAQGDAEIFMKFARAGYKEKIWDHAAGVLLVQEAGGVVTDAGGRSLDFSRGIYLEGLDRGIVVCSGVKLHEKLIGAVYASWDSSNL; the protein is encoded by the exons ATGGATCATAATGAGAAATACTCAGAGGAGTTAAATGTGGCCGTCAGGGTTGTGCATATGGCTTGTGCTCTCTGTCAAAAGGTGCAAAAGAGTTTGCTCTCTACCACTTTTGATGATGATGTTAAGTCCAAGGATGACGATTCTCTTGTTACTGTTGCAG ATTGGAGTGTGCAAGCAACTGTAAGCTGGATCCTTTCAGATGCTTTTGGCAGCGAAAATGTCTCCATAGTCGCTGAAGAAGATGTGCAAACTCTCTCCAAGTCTGACTCAGCAGGTCTGTTGGGTAAAGTTATTAGCACTGTTAACGAATGCTTAGCAGAAGCTTCCAAATATGGTCTAAAAAATCCTGAGGAAGCCCTGGGGCCTTTAGAAGTTCTTGAGGCTATTAGTCGCTGCAATTCAAGTGGCGGTCCTCTCGGTAGGCATTGGGTTCTTGACCCGGTTGATGGAACATTGGGGTTTGTGCGTGGAGGTCAATATGCTGTGGCACTAGCATTAATTGATAATGGAGAAGTTGTGATGGGAGTGCTAGGTTGTCCTAATTACCATGTAAAGAGGGACCGGCTTAGTAACCAGAAGCAAAATCATATTGCATCAGATATTTCAATGCACTCATCTGATGTTTTGGAAGTAGGATGTGTGATGTACACAAGGAAAGGTACTGGTGAGGCTTGGGTGCAGCCACTTGTTTATGGGGATAGGAAATTTGAGTGGCCAAATTTTGCAAAACAAATTCACGTCTCTTCAATTGATGATGCCGCATTGGCAACTTTTTGTGAGCCAGTCGAGAGAGCCAATTCAAATCACAGCTACACTGCTGGACTTGCTTGCTCTGTTGGGCTTAG AAATAAGCCCCTCCGTGTTTATAGCATGGTAAAATATGCGGCCATAGCACAGGGAGATGCTGAAATTTTCATGAAATTTGCAAGAGCTGGTTACAAAGAGAAGATTTGGGACCACGCAGCTGGTGTTCTCCTTGTACAAGAGGCTGGCGGTGTTGTAACCGATGCAGGAGGGCGTTCACTTGATTTTTCTAGAGGGATATACTTGGAAGGTCTTGATAGGGGAATAGTTGTTTGCTCCGGCGTTAAGCTGCATGAGAAACTAATTGGAGCTGTTTATGCCAGCTGGGATTCCTCTAATCTATGA